A genomic segment from Rubrobacter tropicus encodes:
- a CDS encoding APC family permease, with protein MAKSTAPPVRYGNRLTRWLLKHRIEQVQGPETPESKSQQHPWWQVVCLTGVDYFSTLGYIPAIAAANAGALSPIATLLIVLLTLFGMLPMYRVVAAESPNGQGSVSMLERLLSFWKGKIFVLCLLGFVATAWVITITLSAADATAHIVENPFWPEGLRDHEVGITLVLLAILGAVFLRGFKEAIGIAVVVVAVFLLTNLVVVGVCLYSVFADPGNLASWQDALFTNYGNPLTMLGQSLLVFPLLALGLSGFETGVSMMPLVRGEDGDDPERPRGRIRNTRRMLTVAALIMSFYLITTSFVTAVLIPAEEFGPGGAAKDRAMAFLAHEYLGDGFGTVYDLSTIAILWFAGASAMAGLLNIVPRYLPRYGMAPEWGRAVRPLVLVYTAIALVVTIIFAADVEAQSGAYATGVLAMMVSAAFAVALSAWRRGSRGTGLAFGVLFLVFVYAFVANEIRRPDGIVISLFFIAAIVVVSLVSRVQRSTELRQERIEIDETAQIFLDEAARGGEIHIVAHRRRRTDDPSEYARKEREQREDNHIPASDPILFLEVDVEDASEFTDVLEVSGVEIGRYKVLRSVSSVVPNAIAAFLLHVRDTTGKTPHCYFGWTEGNPVVYLIRFMLFGEGDTAPVTHEVLREAEPDASRRPAIHVGGR; from the coding sequence ATGGCTAAGTCTACGGCTCCACCAGTCCGCTACGGCAACCGGCTCACCCGCTGGTTGCTCAAGCACCGCATAGAACAGGTTCAGGGACCGGAGACACCGGAGAGCAAGTCCCAGCAGCATCCGTGGTGGCAGGTCGTCTGCCTGACGGGCGTGGACTACTTCTCGACGCTCGGCTACATCCCCGCCATAGCCGCCGCCAACGCCGGGGCCCTCTCACCCATCGCGACGTTGCTTATCGTGCTGCTCACGCTGTTCGGGATGCTTCCGATGTACCGTGTGGTGGCGGCGGAGAGCCCGAACGGCCAGGGCTCCGTCTCGATGTTGGAGCGGCTGCTCTCGTTCTGGAAAGGCAAGATCTTCGTCCTCTGCCTCCTGGGGTTCGTGGCGACCGCGTGGGTCATCACCATAACCCTCTCGGCCGCCGACGCCACGGCCCACATCGTCGAGAACCCGTTCTGGCCCGAGGGACTCAGGGACCACGAAGTCGGCATCACGCTGGTCCTCCTGGCGATTCTCGGCGCGGTCTTTTTGCGCGGTTTCAAGGAAGCCATCGGCATCGCGGTCGTCGTCGTGGCCGTGTTCCTGCTGACGAACCTCGTCGTTGTTGGCGTGTGCCTCTACTCCGTCTTCGCCGATCCCGGGAACCTCGCTAGCTGGCAAGACGCGCTCTTCACCAACTACGGCAACCCCCTGACGATGCTCGGACAATCCCTGCTCGTCTTTCCGCTGCTGGCCCTCGGGCTCTCGGGCTTCGAGACCGGCGTCAGCATGATGCCGCTCGTCCGGGGGGAGGACGGCGACGATCCGGAGCGCCCCAGAGGGCGCATAAGAAACACGCGCCGCATGCTCACGGTGGCGGCCCTCATCATGAGCTTCTACCTCATCACGACCAGCTTCGTCACGGCGGTCCTGATCCCGGCCGAGGAGTTCGGACCGGGGGGCGCGGCCAAGGACCGGGCGATGGCCTTCCTGGCGCACGAGTACCTGGGCGACGGCTTCGGGACCGTCTACGATCTGAGCACCATCGCGATCCTGTGGTTCGCCGGCGCGTCGGCGATGGCGGGGCTCTTGAACATCGTGCCCCGCTACCTGCCCCGGTACGGCATGGCCCCGGAGTGGGGACGGGCGGTGAGGCCGCTGGTGCTCGTCTACACGGCGATCGCTCTCGTGGTCACGATAATCTTCGCCGCGGACGTCGAAGCCCAGAGCGGGGCCTACGCGACCGGGGTGCTGGCGATGATGGTCTCGGCGGCCTTCGCGGTGGCCCTGTCCGCGTGGCGTAGGGGTTCTCGCGGGACGGGACTGGCCTTCGGGGTCTTGTTTCTGGTCTTCGTCTACGCCTTCGTGGCGAACGAGATCCGACGCCCCGACGGCATAGTCATCTCCCTGTTCTTTATAGCGGCCATCGTCGTCGTCTCGCTGGTCTCCCGCGTGCAGCGCTCCACGGAATTGCGGCAGGAGAGGATAGAGATAGACGAGACCGCCCAGATCTTCCTCGACGAGGCCGCCAGGGGCGGCGAGATCCACATAGTCGCCCACCGCAGGCGCCGGACTGACGACCCCTCGGAGTACGCCCGCAAGGAGAGGGAGCAACGCGAGGACAACCACATCCCGGCGAGCGACCCGATCCTGTTTCTGGAGGTTGATGTGGAGGACGCCTCGGAGTTCACGGACGTGCTCGAGGTGAGCGGCGTGGAGATCGGGCGCTACAAGGTCCTGCGCTCCGTCAGCTCGGTCGTGCCGAACGCCATCGCGGCCTTCCTGCTCCACGTGCGCGACACGACGGGAAAGACGCCCCACTGCTACTTCGGCTGGACCGAGGGGAACCCGGTCGTTTACCTGATCCGGTTCATGCTCTTCGGCGAGGGGGACACGGCCCCCGTGACCCACGAGGTCCTCAGGGAGGCAGAACCGGACGCCTCCCGCCGCCCCGCCATCCACGTGGGTGGCCGATGA